GCCATAATTCAGTGTTTGGATATCCTGCTGCAGTGAGATAGTTGATTAGGGCATCTACCCAAACATAAATAGTATGCAGAGTATCACCAGGAACTGGAATACCCCAAGAAACACGGTAACTGGGGCGAGACACTGAGAGATCTTGTAGGTCTTCATTCACCCATCTTTGTAACTGCTGATGAAATCTCTTTGGCTGTACTCGCTTATCATCCTTCAACCAATACTGCAAATCACTTTGAAACTGAGATAACTTAAACATGTAGTTATTTTCAGTATTCCACTCCACAGGATGACCACTCTCAGCACTTACAAGTCTTTTCTCACTTGATGGAAGTGTTATCTCATGAACCTGGGCTTCAGTTAGGAATGTCTCATCTGAAACACAGTACCAACCACTATAATCACCAAGATAGATGTGACCTCTGTCCATTAACTTACTGAAGAAATGCTTAACTGCACACTTATGCCGCTCCTCTACTGTACGAACATACTGTGTATAACTGATGTTTGCCAAGTCAAAAAGATATCTGAATTTATGAGAAACTTTATTGCAGAACTGAAGTGGGTCACTTCCATTTGCAACAGCAGCTTGCTCAATCTTTAAACCATGTTCATCTGTCCCTGTGGAGAACAGTAGTGAATTCACTGGTAGACCATGCAACTGTTGGAACCTGCATGCAGCATCAGCTAAAAGTGCAGAATATAAATGACCGATGTGTGGCTCTGCATTAACATAAAATATGGGTGTTGTTATGAAGAAATGTCCATCACTGCTTGTTTCACTAGATATACTCCTAATACACTGAGTCACtatcatttttctcttgtttctaGATCCACATTTAACAAATGAAAATCTGGCAGTCTGAGCTGTCATTCTGCTGAACATAATTTGCCTTATCATGTTTCTTGACTATTAGTATTAAACATGCAAAGAAACTCAAAACCATTACTTTTATTCTTCAAGTCTGCGGAGAGGTTTTCTTATAAGATTATGTTACTGGGAAGGATACCTTCATCTTGAGAAGATGCATCATAGAAATCTTGAAGTCATCGCAGTCTGTGGCAGCACTCCGCTTGTCAGCTAAAGCAATGTGACAATCATCTCTCCCTGCTGGCCAAGAATGGGGTTAGTGCTATTTTCTGAGTCTCTCCTGCTTGCATGAAAACTTAGCCCCCCATTTTTAACATATTTGTCCATGATATCAATCAAAAACATATTGTATAATACAGGTTCAAAACAAAGAGTTGGAGCTTTCCTCACAGTACAATCAGTATCTTTACAAATAACTATTGCAAAAGCTGGGTGGCCATGCTCCCTTTTCAACCTTTCCTGAAGAGTTTGTAGAAATCTAAATTACTAAGTCTGTGTCTATATACTACAGAACAAACTATACCACTGTCAGAATATGCAATGACACAGGTTATTGTAATATGACATCCAACCACTTTTGGATTACTTTATAATCGGCCAGACTGAATAACAGTACACTTTCAAAAGCATTATTCTATGTTAACCATAATCTAATTCATGCATCAAAAATTACCAGTGTGGCTGCAGTGCTCACATCAATAATTTGAGGCTTCTAGGATCATAAGTCTACAGATATCAATTCCTGTTATAATCAATACCAAAATGACTCTGTCATCATTGCATATATGAACATAAATGAAACTAATCAGAATAATACATGGCATGATATTTCATCACATTTTAACTGGGAGCATAAAATCCTAAAATGATTAGTGGAAATATTGAATTTATATGTGCACATGCTGAAAATTGACAGTAATTACATGCAAATCATTTTAAAAAACTTACTATAGATTAATGACATTATCAATTCATTTCACaatcagaataaaaaaaatgggtatctAATTATTCTCTCGACCTTCTCACAATGTGAGCCAGTAAACACTGTAATGTTACAACAATTCTAAtaaggatatggaaaaggagcttaTGAACCTGTTTAGTAACTGGTCTTTTACTACGTTTACACTAATCTGGAAAGTAAGTTAATTACTTATGTCTTAAGATTCCATTCAATTGTGACATATGCATGGTTGGCTATGGCCCTTCTTTGGACTGCATATGGGGAAGGCTGAGAAGTAGCCATTTGAACAGCTACTTGGTCTGCCATCTGTCCGTTGATAACTGTCAGCAGTTTGTGATACTCAGTCATGGGTGTGTCTGGCATATTTCAACAGGGAGATTAGAAATTCAGATAAATCTCAACTGCTAAGGAGAATAAATAATGCATTGGTTCTGTCAATCTTTTACAAGAATTTTGCCTGTGTTATCAAATCAAATTCACAATTTCCCTGATAATCATAATCCTCACCACTATTGCATTATGTAATATTCCAGAATAAGATACAATGCTACAAATCACCATCCCGGACTTCTGTACTATTCCTCATTACTATACTACCATTGCAAAACAAATCAATCAATATGGAAAGCTAGTTTTCATGCATAATAGATCTCAGCTATTACAAAAAGTTTGGCAAAGTTTTCATAAGTTTTGGTGACTTCTAACAGTGTTCCACTTTTATTACTCAATTCAACATCATCACTGACTGATCTTCAAAGCCCTCACTACAATCAGATAATTCATTTTAGTAAAATAATGATCCAGAGTATACTCTGCTAGTTTTATTATAGTCTCTATAGTACACCACATTATTCATACGAAAATGAAACAGGTAATACATGCCTTATTCACAGGCCATCtcagataaaagaaaatattagagAAAGCAGAAATCAATCAGGGTTCTGCAAATGTTTATAGGCCTGATTTAAGAAGTGAAAAGGTTACTCGAGGAGAAGTCAGTATTATTACCAAAGGATGTattataacagccaatcctcaagTGATCAGTCTCTACACAAAATTGTAGGAAGCAACAGCTAGATGCATGCCTCGAGTCTAAGTCTTAGGGAAGAAGACACATGCAGACATCTTGCAAGAACAGTAACTGCTATTTTGAATTTAGTTCTGATATGTCCCAAACTGAATATTCATCACATGTCCCTTTTGGGTTAAGGCAGTTCTGCAGGGTGTCTGGAGGCAGAGCCCACAAGTCGGAGGATACATAAAGATTAATTTCAAAATTTTGTTTTAAGCTTTCATATCATAGAATGCCAGAATATATGAACACGTGGTGTCACAACAATAGCTGGTCCATTTCGGCAATGTGCAGCAATGTTCAGCAAGTGCACACTGCATTAATCTAAATAAATAACCTTAATGGCACTTCTGCCCATTCCGGTGTCCTAGGATTTAATCACCTAATGCCCTAATAATCattcattttccaaaagcagtCCTAATAAATCTACACtgcacaagtatatatatatatataaggtaaataAAACTTACACGACTGGTAAAATGAACCCCCGAACCCATCTAGGGGTGACAACAACCAAGAACAGCTCCTGTGTCCATCACTAATTTATAAGGCTGAATGCGCAATATAGGGACCGCTAAGTTTGCAAATTTAAGTATGTATCGATGAATACGTTTACTCTAGATATAGGATGAAGGAGCATTAAGGATCCAGCAGTCATAGATATACAactggggtggagtgtgtgtctgCCACGCCGGCCAGCTGGCACCCTGCAGATCAActatgtttgtttacatttagTGGCGCCTCAGCTGACGCTCGTGGCCAACTCCTCTTATGAAATATTTCTCAGCAGTGAGTACTAcgattatatatttatatcaccAATCGCTTAAACTTATCAGCTATAAAGCTAACATCGTATACAATGAGTTGCAATCTCTATATTCATTAATCAACGTTTGAGATTACAGAATAGCACAACGCAGAGGATAAATTCCCACCTCATCAAATATCCGGTTCCACATAGACATAAATAAGTTAGTGGGGAGTTCTTAAAACCTGATCGTGATGAGGAATTTTCATCCTACATGAACAAGAACCGGGAGGTTAAAAGGAGCAGACCAAACGGCTAGACCAGATAGAAAAAAGCCCGGGATCAAGTTTATCAAAGATTCAGTTAGGTTAAACTGAAATGTGACCATTTATCGTTCTATAGAAAATTATTTGAGAGTCTTACAGAAATAACGGATTTGGAAGAAATACATATAAGTGTACTGCATACACATAGCAAAAATTATTAAGACTGGCACTGTATGATTAGAAGCACAGTTTTTCTTCTATAACACATAACTGGTAGTGGGAAGGTCTGTAATTACAGAAAATTGCACTGGTATTTTAAGAGATGTTAGATGATGTTTTCAAATATTAACTTTAGTGTTTCACCTACTTCAACACtgattaaccccacattttcccttatCCTCATAGCCCTTCCGATTGTCAGTAATTcatcacaaaataaaaaaaataacacaaaaaaaaaggcaacaatgGTCTAAATCATTtagaataattgatatacattcCTTCGAATACCATAAGTTATTTTTGGTGCCCCTAAAGAACCATTATATCCAATTAAAGAAGAAAATTACCACAGATTTGTGAAGACATAAAAATATACTGAAGTGCCACTGGAAACTGATACCAAATCTGGCACAGGTCAGTCAGTTACATCTCACATTTATTTGTTTTGTCTCTAATATTAATTGCCCATAAATCCAAGCCCTGCAGGGGCATTACAGACCTTTATGAGTTTGGTTGTTTTTATTTAGGGATGCCAATGTATTAACTGTAGAACCTGTCAGAGTTTCTCATGGAGTAGTTGTGTTCCAGGTGGATAATGTACATTAAGATCTCgggaaaattatttgaaaaattcATTTCTATCTTTTGATAAGTAAATAGTGGCAAGGGTTATGAAGCTTAAGGAAAATAATGAACTTAGTAATATGAAATACTGATACATATCTACAGGACCTATGAACATCTTGTCTATCTTTACTTAGCAGCTGGGATTTAGCCTGTTTTCAATGCTATTTTGACGAAATatggttgttttgttttgtgttaacATTCAGTTGCTGGGAGGTTTGCAACCTGTGTGTTTTCTTCCATTTAGATCTGTCCTAGCTAGTTCAAACAGTTCATATGAACTTTCATGTGGGTGCAGGAAAATGATGACGAGGATAATACACTTTGACTATGAAATTGAAGATATAGATAAATTTCTAGGGCAAGAGGAAGTTTGATAAGGTTTTCACAAGTTTTATTGACTTTGAAGAGTATTTTCATAGCTGTATGTTAATTAATCCCACACTTAACCTGATATTTATGGCCCTTTTTTACTATGAACTTTAAACTCTTTTAAGATAAAATACTGATCCCAGTCATACTTCCTGTCTTAATCTATTTTCTTCATGACATACAGCTCATCATTGAGAAATTTTGTCAGTTCTGCATTTAATGAAATATTCTAAGAGTAAAGTATTACCAagatttttattattcatttacctatttgtactctacagggagggaattttacacttagGGCCCTTTTCTTGAACAAACCTAAATTCATATGCACTGTCTACATAAaccatgtcctcactcattccattcatccaccactcttatgctataaaagtacttctttgcatcttttttaacaaatctCTTACTAAATTTCATGTAATACCATACGGTTCTGTATTTGGTAGCACATTCCTTGAGCCATGCAAGGACATCTACAAAAAAAGTTTCATAGACAGCTCTCTTGAGGAGAGTGATCTTGATCTTTTTTCCTCATTCAGTAATTTCAGAATTGTAAATAAAACCTCCTTCTGTGTCAGTTACTTTAGTATGACAATAGgagagatgagagcaaatgagagtttccTTGAATGTTGGCTTTGTGTCTGTGAAGAGTATGTTTCTAAGCTAGTCATCACAAACCTCCTTCTCCTTGAAGGTTGGGTTGTCTTCTGGAGTCTAAGACTTATGTATGTTTTATTTGAATAGGGAAGATCCTGACTGACTAATCAATAACActttgatttttttcccctcactttcatttcatttacctttttctttACTATGGATTTTCAGGTGTAACTTGTATATAAAAATGGAAGACATAGAGGATCTACTTCGTGAAGATATTGATATCATAGCCCCAAGGTCACGATACTCAGTGATGCCAAGAGTCAGAAGACGAAAGCTAACTCCACCAAAAGAGGTTGGTATAGTATCTTTAACAGTACTTTAACTCATCTGAATTTTTTGCAGCCCTGTACATGACTGCAGGCCAAAAGGTTACTTTCTAGGTAAAGAGACAAGATTCTTTCATGCAGTTAGCAGAGATCTTCTAAAGCACCTACCCAAGAACTTTTCAGATCTTTAGTTTGATGGACTGGTGTAGTCAACATACAGTTATCCTTGCCATGGGGTACCTCCAATGGCTTCTTTAGTGGTATTGATGGACATTACCAATCAAAGATGGTACTCAAAGTCTTCAGAAGGTAATGAAGTGGGGGCCCTTGGATTAGGTGGAGACGTTCTATCATTTCAGCATCTGATGTTGGTCCCATGTTTTTTCATTTCCCAGAATGTTCTAAGCTTGGGTGCAAATTCTTATTTCTGATGGACATAACTGATTTTCCATTACTTAATGCACAATGTCCTACaaatccctccccctt
The window above is part of the Panulirus ornatus isolate Po-2019 chromosome 55, ASM3632096v1, whole genome shotgun sequence genome. Proteins encoded here:
- the MetRS-m gene encoding methionine--tRNA ligase, mitochondrial, translating into MIRQIMFSRMTAQTARFSFVKCGSRNKRKMIVTQCIRSISSETSSDGHFFITTPIFYVNAEPHIGHLYSALLADAACRFQQLHGLPVNSLLFSTGTDEHGLKIEQAAVANGSDPLQFCNKVSHKFRYLFDLANISYTQYVRTVEERHKCAVKHFFSKLMDRGHIYLGDYSGWYCVSDETFLTEAQVHEITLPSSEKRLVSAESGHPVEWNTENNYMFKLSQFQSDLQYWLKDDKRVQPKRFHQQLQRWVNEDLQDLSVSRPSYRVSWGIPVPGDTLHTIYVWVDALINYLTAAGYPNTELWPPDVQVLGKDILRFHGVYWPALLIGIGLEPPRSLLCHSHWTVEGEKMSKSLGNVVCPQDCIKRYSADGLRYLLLRGGTPHSDSNWSEAHAVHILNVELADALGNLLSRCTAPSLNPNQLMPPLDQQYLKKMPLAGQKLVEQLVELPCIIEKHYHDFNFYHGIEVAMAAVRQANAFVQEEKPWELKNLPDSNHLDSVLRVALETVRMVGIALQPVVPTLASQLLDSLGVPVHHRAWVNLKDGFSNAQYDNLSSSFNLGPRKKLFTKIKL